A genomic region of Candidatus Bathyarchaeota archaeon contains the following coding sequences:
- a CDS encoding 30S ribosomal protein S15, producing the protein MKRRAHAHGRSHSIRPATKRPPPWCNYKPEEVEALIVKLGKDMVPPSMIGIILRDQYGIPLVKHITGKTVTEILREHGLAPQIPEDLMNLLRKAARLKRHLETHKSDTANKRALQLIEAKIYRLSKYYKEKGLLPRDWRYKTAVLSAR; encoded by the coding sequence AGGTCTCACTCGATTAGGCCGGCTACTAAAAGGCCTCCTCCGTGGTGTAACTATAAGCCTGAAGAGGTGGAGGCGCTTATCGTTAAGCTGGGTAAAGACATGGTTCCCCCCAGTATGATAGGGATCATCCTCAGAGACCAGTACGGTATTCCGCTTGTTAAACACATCACCGGTAAAACTGTTACGGAGATCCTCAGGGAGCACGGCTTGGCCCCTCAGATACCTGAGGACCTGATGAACCTTCTGAGGAAAGCCGCTAGGCTTAAGAGGCATCTTGAAACTCATAAGAGCGATACGGCTAATAAGCGGGCCCTCCAGTTGATAGAGGCTAAGATCTATAGGCTCTCCAAGTATTATAAGGAGAAGGGGCTTCTACCCCGGGATTGGAGATACAAGACCGCGGTTCTCTCGGCCAGATAG